One Luteibacter sp. 9135 DNA segment encodes these proteins:
- a CDS encoding TetR/AcrR family transcriptional regulator: MKDPTRKTGRPRTFDADTALDNAMKVFWQKGYEGSSLPELTEAMGMNRPSMYAVFGNKENLFRLALERYGVIHDPLLDAALEEPTARGVVEHLLRGNAHTLTGEATPRGCMVINGALACSDDALPIRQSLIDRLAAAEVRLRARFERARDEGDLPPDLLPEQVAKLVTTTSNGIAVQAAAGASREQLLGVVDMVLRSFSSVSPSK; this comes from the coding sequence ATGAAAGATCCCACTCGAAAAACGGGACGGCCGCGAACCTTCGATGCGGATACCGCCCTCGATAACGCCATGAAGGTGTTCTGGCAGAAGGGCTACGAAGGCAGCTCGCTACCCGAGTTGACCGAAGCCATGGGCATGAACCGGCCCAGCATGTACGCCGTGTTCGGCAACAAGGAAAACCTTTTCCGGCTCGCGCTCGAACGGTACGGCGTCATCCACGATCCCCTGCTCGACGCCGCGCTCGAGGAACCCACGGCGCGCGGCGTGGTGGAGCATCTGTTGCGCGGTAATGCGCATACCTTGACGGGAGAAGCCACGCCACGTGGCTGCATGGTGATCAATGGTGCACTCGCATGCAGCGATGATGCGCTACCGATTCGCCAGTCCCTGATCGATCGCCTCGCCGCTGCCGAGGTCCGTCTGCGCGCTCGCTTCGAGCGAGCCAGGGATGAAGGCGATCTGCCGCCGGATCTTTTGCCTGAGCAGGTGGCGAAGCTTGTCACGACCACGTCGAATGGCATAGCTGTACAGGCTGCGGCCGGCGCTAGCCGGGAGCAGTTGCTGGGGGTGGTCGATATGGTTTTGCGGAGCTTTTCGTCCGTCTCGCCGAGCAAGTGA
- a CDS encoding aromatic alcohol reductase, with protein MSDIKSLPPQSILVLGAGELGFPVLRNLAEVAKRAPGSTVSVLLRASTIHTSDTGKKSEIDELRGLGIQMVAADLVNDTVDQLAAVFSRFDTVVGCAGMVAGPETPMKLATAALKSGIKRYFPWQFGVDFEVIGRDSPQDLFDAQLDVRELLRSQDKTEWVIISTGMFTSFLFEPVFGVVDFAHDTVNALGSPETSVTLTTPDDIGVLTAEIVFFEPRFRNEIIYLSGDTLTYGEVAGILERVLGRPFTQNVWTLPHLMDELAKDPTHHIKKYRAVFAQGRGVAWPKAGTFNATHSIPVITAEAWAREHLASK; from the coding sequence ATGAGCGACATCAAATCCCTGCCTCCCCAATCCATCCTAGTCCTTGGCGCTGGTGAGCTTGGCTTCCCGGTGCTACGCAACCTCGCAGAGGTCGCCAAGCGGGCGCCCGGGTCCACTGTCAGCGTCCTTCTGCGAGCTTCGACCATCCACACCAGCGACACTGGGAAAAAGTCGGAGATTGACGAACTCCGAGGGCTAGGCATCCAGATGGTCGCCGCCGACCTCGTCAATGACACGGTTGATCAGCTCGCGGCGGTTTTCTCCCGCTTTGACACCGTCGTCGGTTGCGCCGGCATGGTCGCGGGCCCGGAGACGCCCATGAAGCTCGCCACGGCTGCCCTTAAATCTGGGATAAAGCGCTATTTTCCGTGGCAGTTTGGCGTGGACTTCGAAGTCATTGGTAGGGACAGCCCGCAGGACCTGTTTGATGCTCAGCTCGATGTGCGCGAGCTGCTCCGCTCCCAGGACAAGACCGAGTGGGTGATCATCTCGACAGGCATGTTCACCAGCTTTTTGTTCGAGCCCGTGTTTGGGGTGGTTGACTTCGCGCATGACACGGTCAACGCCCTCGGTAGTCCTGAGACCAGCGTGACCCTCACTACGCCCGACGATATCGGCGTGCTAACGGCAGAAATTGTTTTTTTTGAGCCCCGGTTCCGGAACGAGATTATTTACCTGTCGGGTGACACCCTGACTTACGGGGAGGTCGCGGGTATCTTGGAGCGTGTGCTGGGCCGTCCCTTCACGCAAAACGTCTGGACGTTGCCCCACCTGATGGATGAGCTGGCGAAGGATCCCACTCACCACATCAAGAAATATCGAGCCGTATTTGCTCAGGGAAGAGGGGTGGCCTGGCCGAAGGCGGGAACGTTCAACGCAACGCATTCCATCCCGGTGATCACAGCCGAAGCGTGGGCTCGTGAACACCTCGCGAGTAAGTGA
- a CDS encoding winged helix-turn-helix transcriptional regulator: protein MTDEQTLYDAEAVCRTLGDDEDGIRREVLTHAGSRWALGILHALGVNGRMRHAAIRRQMTGVTQRMLTKTLRAMERDGLVRRHEHGEVPPRVEYELTPLGMGLLVRMSPIWTWVVENADAVREARAAFDSQDGSMPPWQIPGR from the coding sequence ATGACCGATGAACAAACTCTCTACGACGCCGAGGCGGTGTGCCGGACCCTGGGGGACGACGAGGACGGCATCAGACGGGAGGTGCTCACCCACGCAGGCAGCCGCTGGGCATTAGGCATCCTCCACGCCCTGGGCGTGAACGGCAGGATGCGCCACGCGGCGATCAGGAGACAGATGACCGGAGTGACCCAGCGCATGCTGACCAAGACCTTGCGCGCCATGGAGCGCGATGGCTTGGTCCGCCGGCATGAGCATGGTGAGGTCCCGCCCCGTGTGGAATACGAGTTGACACCCCTGGGCATGGGGCTACTGGTCCGGATGTCGCCCATCTGGACCTGGGTGGTCGAAAACGCTGATGCCGTCCGTGAAGCCCGTGCGGCCTTTGACAGCCAGGATGGATCAATGCCGCCTTGGCAAATTCCTGGACGTTGA
- a CDS encoding IS3 family transposase, whose product MELRCRFIEAESASYSIVVLCRLLEVGRNSFYAWRHRQKHPSPRVLRDRQHLAQLKQLHERSRGLYGSPRLWHLAREQGLSLGRHATARLMRQGGLVGRSWRTSQASRRAATVAAVADNHVDRCFTTAAPDQVWVTDMTQFATQQGPMYLAVVIDLYARRVIGHATAATMHTDLPLQALRMAVGQRGSAQGVLHHSDQGSQYTSAAYQAELARLGMRVSMSRRGECWDNAVAESFFSTLKCEIAAPRRYASIEEARHVIFAYIEVFYNRQRLHSTNGYRSPAATEAAIP is encoded by the coding sequence ATCGAGCTGAGATGCCGGTTTATCGAAGCGGAGAGCGCGTCGTACTCCATCGTGGTCCTCTGCCGGCTGCTCGAGGTGGGTCGCAACAGCTTCTATGCCTGGCGGCATCGCCAAAAGCATCCGAGCCCCCGCGTGCTTCGTGACCGCCAGCACCTGGCGCAGCTGAAGCAGTTGCATGAGCGCAGCCGAGGGCTTTACGGCAGTCCCCGGCTATGGCATCTGGCTCGTGAGCAGGGGCTGAGCCTGGGGCGCCATGCGACCGCCCGCTTGATGCGTCAGGGCGGTCTCGTCGGGCGCAGCTGGCGTACAAGCCAGGCATCACGACGGGCCGCCACGGTGGCCGCGGTGGCCGATAACCATGTTGATCGATGCTTCACCACGGCCGCCCCTGATCAGGTCTGGGTAACGGACATGACCCAGTTCGCCACGCAACAGGGTCCAATGTATCTGGCCGTCGTGATCGATCTGTACGCCCGGCGAGTGATTGGCCACGCAACGGCTGCGACGATGCATACCGACTTGCCCTTGCAGGCTTTGCGCATGGCCGTAGGCCAGCGCGGTTCGGCGCAGGGAGTGCTCCATCACTCCGACCAGGGCAGTCAGTACACGAGCGCGGCCTATCAGGCCGAACTCGCTCGACTGGGTATGCGGGTGAGCATGAGCCGGCGTGGCGAGTGTTGGGACAACGCGGTGGCCGAGAGCTTCTTCAGCACATTGAAGTGCGAGATCGCAGCCCCACGCCGCTACGCCTCGATCGAGGAGGCACGCCACGTGATTTTTGCATACATCGAAGTGTTTTATAACCGGCAGCGCTTACACTCGACCAACGGCTATCGATCGCCTGCGGCGACCGAAGCTGCTATCCCATAA
- a CDS encoding transposase — protein sequence MSKRIRRQFTPDFKAGAVALVLERGQPVSRVCRDLDLVESVFRRWIEKAQAGSGAPSRSTPAVPLTAEQAEIQQLRRENEILRMERDILKKTTAFFAKESS from the coding sequence ATGTCAAAAAGAATTCGTCGTCAGTTCACACCTGATTTCAAGGCCGGCGCGGTTGCCCTGGTCCTTGAGCGAGGTCAGCCGGTGTCTCGGGTATGCCGTGACCTGGATCTGGTCGAGAGTGTCTTCAGGCGCTGGATCGAGAAGGCTCAAGCCGGTTCTGGAGCGCCTTCGCGATCGACCCCCGCCGTTCCGCTGACGGCCGAGCAGGCCGAGATACAGCAGCTTCGACGCGAGAACGAGATCCTGCGGATGGAGCGTGACATCCTAAAAAAAACGACGGCGTTTTTCGCCAAGGAATCGAGCTGA
- a CDS encoding winged helix-turn-helix transcriptional regulator, with amino-acid sequence MLPSHIALLDVPDLLDRSTCPSVREILNRVGDKWSLYIVTALHGGPQRFNEIKRQVSGISQRMLTLTLRGLERDGLLTRTMYPTIPPRVEYELTELGRTLLIPIATILDWALENKGKIERERAAFDRTKGSFD; translated from the coding sequence ATGTTACCGAGTCACATCGCATTGCTCGACGTCCCCGACCTGCTCGACCGGAGCACCTGTCCGTCTGTGCGGGAAATCCTCAACCGCGTGGGAGACAAGTGGAGTCTTTACATCGTGACGGCGTTGCATGGAGGGCCGCAGCGTTTCAACGAGATCAAACGCCAGGTCAGCGGCATTTCGCAACGCATGCTGACCTTGACGCTGCGGGGGCTCGAGCGCGACGGGCTGCTGACGCGGACGATGTATCCGACAATTCCGCCCCGCGTGGAATACGAACTGACAGAACTGGGCCGTACGCTCCTCATACCGATCGCCACGATTCTCGATTGGGCGCTGGAGAACAAAGGAAAGATTGAGCGCGAGCGAGCGGCATTCGACCGTACTAAGGGAAGCTTCGACTAG
- a CDS encoding DoxX family protein, with product MSSIAQSQPAPPNAGKALRIGLWIAQVLVTLLFCFAGFTKLTTPIGPLSAMWPWTGAVPEAFVRVIGVIDLAGGIGILLPALIRILPRLTVWAALGCTVLQVFASIFHISRGEFAVLPLNAVLLALSIFVLWGRARKAPIASRS from the coding sequence ATGTCTTCAATCGCACAGTCTCAGCCAGCGCCGCCGAATGCCGGCAAAGCACTGCGTATCGGCCTGTGGATCGCACAAGTGCTCGTAACGCTTCTGTTCTGCTTCGCCGGATTCACCAAGCTCACGACCCCAATCGGGCCGCTCTCGGCCATGTGGCCATGGACGGGTGCCGTGCCCGAGGCCTTCGTTCGCGTCATCGGCGTGATCGATCTGGCAGGCGGCATCGGCATCCTGCTGCCAGCATTGATCCGAATTCTTCCGCGCCTGACGGTATGGGCTGCGCTGGGCTGCACGGTCCTGCAGGTCTTCGCCAGCATCTTCCATATCTCGCGGGGTGAATTCGCCGTACTGCCGCTCAACGCAGTGCTGCTGGCGTTGTCGATATTCGTCCTGTGGGGCCGTGCGCGCAAGGCGCCCATCGCTTCCCGCAGTTGA
- a CDS encoding DODA-type extradiol aromatic ring-opening family dioxygenase, translating into MTKQPTLFISHGAGPCFWMTMPKPIGPHGFDKLRDYYFGLLDTLNERPKAILVISGHWEESVPTVSTSPAPGMLFDYYGFPEHTYQLSYRAPGAPEIARRIGQLLDEAGIAHTENVDRAFDHGVFVPMLFVDPQAQIPVVMLSMRNDLSAGEHIVIGQALEPLREEGVLIIGSGSSYHDLRGFFSSDTEHSTRFDTWLTQTVEAKPAERNARLAEWTQAPSARLCHPREEHLIPLMVAAGAAGADIGARVFSDRIGTKVISCFAFGDDAGSS; encoded by the coding sequence ATGACTAAGCAACCAACGCTCTTTATCTCGCACGGTGCCGGTCCGTGCTTCTGGATGACGATGCCCAAGCCGATCGGGCCGCACGGCTTTGACAAGCTGCGCGACTATTACTTCGGCCTGCTCGATACCTTGAACGAGCGACCGAAGGCGATCTTGGTGATCTCCGGGCATTGGGAAGAATCCGTGCCCACGGTCAGTACGTCGCCGGCACCGGGCATGCTGTTCGATTACTACGGCTTTCCGGAACACACCTACCAACTGAGCTATCGCGCGCCAGGGGCGCCCGAGATTGCTCGGCGCATAGGGCAATTGCTCGATGAAGCGGGGATTGCGCATACCGAGAACGTCGACCGCGCCTTCGATCATGGTGTATTCGTTCCGATGCTATTTGTCGACCCACAGGCACAGATCCCGGTGGTCATGTTGTCGATGCGAAACGACCTCTCCGCGGGAGAACATATCGTCATCGGACAAGCACTGGAACCACTGCGCGAGGAAGGCGTGCTGATCATCGGCAGTGGGTCCAGCTACCACGATTTACGTGGGTTCTTCAGCAGCGACACAGAACATTCCACACGCTTCGATACCTGGTTGACCCAGACCGTCGAAGCCAAGCCGGCTGAGCGCAATGCGCGGCTGGCGGAATGGACCCAAGCACCATCGGCAAGGCTCTGCCATCCCCGCGAGGAACACCTGATCCCCCTGATGGTTGCTGCTGGAGCCGCAGGCGCCGACATCGGTGCACGTGTGTTCAGCGATCGGATTGGGACGAAGGTTATTTCGTGCTTCGCGTTTGGGGATGATGCAGGATCGTCGTAA
- a CDS encoding DUF4365 and DUF1817 domain-containing protein → MTDDFPKFSRSAKLGEKGVSIVSKVVNDDFGWIFRRNPQEHDFGIDGQIDIVTPDGSVTGQVLAVQIKCGKSFLDERNQWGYVYRGEQKHLNYLANYPLPVIVIICDPESGEAFWELFQATAAEPTGKAWKIMVPFSNKLGASKEALLNIVGPVRDAAKELADYWALNKMLKQSDIIFYALDAEDVRTLEVDAPRAFFDRLRSTREIAADSQSKVEIFFSGYDNDSRELFEIPEVRAYVAKLDHVLGDLFFFVRTAQPTHTLITFALCQTSATVIATNADRRSKKVSFEPRPFADFIHRHCGPLNELTEWINMPEEKEKELFFDVVDCLKVPEANAAAGRRQPKKRKRKS, encoded by the coding sequence ATGACCGACGATTTTCCTAAATTCTCGCGAAGCGCAAAGCTAGGCGAGAAGGGTGTAAGCATTGTTTCGAAGGTCGTCAACGACGATTTTGGATGGATATTTCGACGAAACCCCCAAGAGCACGATTTTGGTATCGACGGGCAGATCGACATCGTTACTCCTGATGGTTCCGTTACAGGCCAGGTGCTGGCTGTGCAAATCAAATGCGGAAAGTCTTTCCTGGACGAGCGAAACCAGTGGGGATACGTCTACAGGGGTGAGCAGAAACACCTAAATTATTTGGCCAACTACCCTTTGCCGGTAATAGTCATCATTTGCGACCCCGAATCCGGAGAGGCTTTTTGGGAACTGTTCCAGGCGACGGCAGCGGAACCTACGGGCAAAGCTTGGAAAATTATGGTTCCCTTCTCCAATAAGCTTGGTGCCTCGAAAGAGGCCTTGTTGAACATCGTTGGCCCGGTTCGGGACGCTGCCAAAGAACTCGCTGATTATTGGGCACTCAACAAGATGTTGAAGCAGTCCGATATTATTTTCTATGCGCTGGATGCCGAGGATGTCCGAACATTAGAAGTTGACGCTCCTCGGGCTTTTTTTGATCGTTTGCGCAGCACTAGAGAAATCGCCGCCGATAGTCAAAGTAAAGTGGAGATCTTCTTTTCTGGCTACGACAACGACAGTAGGGAGCTTTTCGAAATTCCCGAGGTTCGTGCGTATGTCGCAAAGCTGGACCACGTTCTAGGTGACCTTTTCTTCTTTGTGCGCACCGCGCAGCCGACTCATACGCTCATAACATTCGCTCTGTGTCAGACCTCGGCGACCGTCATTGCAACAAATGCCGATAGGCGAAGCAAGAAGGTCAGCTTCGAGCCGCGACCTTTCGCTGATTTCATCCACCGCCATTGCGGGCCGTTGAATGAGCTTACGGAATGGATAAATATGCCAGAGGAGAAAGAAAAGGAACTTTTCTTTGACGTTGTTGATTGCCTCAAAGTGCCCGAAGCAAACGCAGCGGCAGGCCGAAGGCAACCGAAGAAGCGTAAGCGCAAATCCTAG
- a CDS encoding helix-turn-helix domain-containing protein, which translates to MPKRTPKPSSTHRPEHAVLTGLLRELRLAAGLTQTQAAEALGLTQTSLSDLETGDRGLEMLVVRDLVRIYGADWLAFVGELERRLAAGATPASALITR; encoded by the coding sequence ATGCCAAAGCGGACCCCCAAACCATCGTCGACCCATCGGCCTGAGCACGCGGTCCTGACCGGGCTGTTGCGGGAGCTTCGCTTGGCCGCCGGACTCACGCAGACCCAAGCCGCAGAAGCCCTTGGGTTGACACAGACCAGCCTTAGCGACCTCGAGACGGGCGACAGGGGTTTGGAGATGTTGGTCGTCCGCGACCTCGTGCGGATTTACGGTGCCGACTGGCTCGCATTCGTTGGCGAGCTGGAGCGTAGGCTGGCAGCCGGAGCCACCCCGGCATCGGCACTTATTACGCGATAG
- a CDS encoding tetratricopeptide repeat protein, whose amino-acid sequence MGWFNALFGKRPPGPPPLPSTAIPVPAVVEDRFFSLEKPQWFGPSTCSPNGRWLISWRDSDPSGSTGGARTRGKGAYLLYDVAGKRVVLQGRLERPNRGHVADNGTFVLEDWHFANELAGTLYAFDAQGHKLLARRLSANLLGNAVSANGRYAACQTASSSTDDSVRLFLFDLASGQQMFAVRPSADAWTMDLAVDESPVGVIAHIKGLGAFRYDADGTFLDQVELEQAGLARGDYSRVIRMAETLVQREGVSPAQLREVLTAVQRARREGADDDRGWAAAALKVQGLAYEALGDAANAMAMYEQALSINPKAGLKRKLAALQKRHK is encoded by the coding sequence ATGGGCTGGTTCAATGCACTGTTCGGCAAGCGCCCACCGGGCCCACCGCCGCTGCCGTCGACCGCTATCCCCGTGCCGGCTGTCGTCGAGGACCGATTTTTCAGCTTGGAGAAGCCCCAGTGGTTCGGTCCGTCCACTTGCTCCCCCAATGGCCGGTGGCTGATTTCATGGCGGGACAGTGACCCGTCGGGAAGCACCGGGGGCGCACGCACGCGCGGGAAGGGCGCATATCTGCTCTACGATGTCGCGGGCAAACGGGTGGTTCTGCAAGGCCGCTTGGAGCGGCCCAATAGGGGGCACGTGGCGGACAACGGCACCTTCGTCCTAGAAGACTGGCACTTCGCCAATGAGTTGGCCGGGACGCTTTACGCTTTTGATGCCCAGGGCCACAAGCTTCTGGCGAGACGGTTGTCGGCGAACCTGCTGGGCAATGCCGTCTCTGCCAATGGCCGTTATGCCGCGTGTCAGACCGCCAGTAGCTCGACGGACGACAGCGTGCGTCTGTTTCTCTTTGACCTGGCGTCGGGCCAGCAGATGTTCGCCGTGCGGCCGAGCGCCGACGCCTGGACTATGGACCTCGCCGTTGATGAGTCACCCGTGGGGGTCATTGCCCACATCAAGGGCTTGGGGGCATTTCGGTATGACGCCGACGGCACCTTCTTGGACCAAGTGGAGCTGGAGCAAGCTGGTCTGGCGAGGGGAGACTACAGCAGGGTCATTCGGATGGCGGAGACGCTCGTCCAGCGGGAAGGGGTGTCGCCGGCCCAGCTCCGCGAGGTGTTGACCGCCGTCCAGCGCGCTCGTCGCGAAGGAGCCGACGACGACCGCGGCTGGGCAGCGGCCGCATTGAAGGTCCAGGGCTTAGCCTACGAGGCGCTGGGCGACGCAGCAAACGCGATGGCCATGTATGAGCAGGCCTTGAGCATCAATCCCAAGGCAGGTCTCAAACGAAAGCTCGCGGCGCTACAGAAAAGGCACAAGTGA
- the istA gene encoding IS21 family transposase: MQVFDTLRLVLTTPLTDAEVARSTGLSPATVRRYRRLADQREMVWGDVSQKTPSAIRGLFNRKAGRPAKAVPDLQLLHDRLQEKGVTLHRLWAEYVAETPDDALSYTQLAAKLQAFRATLPESMRQSHPPGERASVDYSGERPFYFNVTTQEKVFVELFVGVLNSSSLIFATCTPSQKVPDFIEAHVRMLAYFGGAPMVLVPDNLKSAVVRAGKRPVIQRSYAELARHYGCAVMPARPYRPQDKAVAEVSVKLVQQDILVSLRSQRFYSIDDLNEAVARELEVLNARPMKKDGRSRRKRFELLDKLALRPLPMEPYEYAEWVPVPTVPKDYHISVQGHFYSVPHRLIGQSVEARVLRDRVEMFHDQRLVASHTRSSEVGNHTTTPSHQPEAHRAQAERSPEGMRLWAKRAGPAVLRLVVAQLDQGQPFLGMPACEELKALAGKHGTVALERACQNAFDLRTPTLTTVKRVLAEAATNAKGPPRSRFTVSAKQLRGGASC, from the coding sequence ATGCAAGTGTTCGACACATTACGCCTCGTGCTCACCACGCCACTCACCGATGCGGAAGTGGCCCGCTCCACTGGTTTGTCCCCCGCCACAGTCCGCCGCTATAGGCGTTTGGCCGACCAGCGAGAAATGGTCTGGGGCGACGTCAGCCAAAAAACGCCATCGGCTATCCGCGGCCTCTTCAACCGCAAAGCGGGCCGGCCTGCCAAGGCCGTTCCGGACCTTCAGTTGCTCCATGACCGCTTGCAAGAGAAGGGGGTAACACTGCATCGCCTGTGGGCCGAATATGTCGCGGAAACCCCGGACGACGCGCTCTCCTACACGCAGCTGGCAGCCAAGCTCCAGGCATTCCGCGCCACCTTGCCTGAGAGCATGCGCCAAAGCCATCCGCCAGGAGAACGAGCATCCGTCGACTATTCGGGCGAGCGGCCGTTCTACTTCAACGTCACCACACAGGAAAAGGTCTTCGTCGAGCTGTTCGTGGGCGTGCTCAACAGCTCCAGCCTCATCTTCGCCACATGCACGCCATCGCAGAAAGTTCCGGACTTCATCGAAGCCCATGTCCGGATGCTCGCTTACTTCGGTGGCGCGCCGATGGTGCTGGTTCCGGATAATCTGAAGTCCGCCGTGGTGCGTGCGGGCAAACGGCCGGTCATCCAGCGCTCGTATGCGGAGTTAGCCCGGCATTACGGCTGCGCAGTGATGCCGGCGCGTCCTTATCGGCCTCAAGACAAAGCAGTGGCGGAAGTCAGCGTCAAGCTGGTGCAACAAGACATATTGGTGTCGTTACGCTCGCAGCGGTTCTACTCCATTGACGACCTCAATGAAGCCGTCGCCAGGGAGCTTGAAGTATTGAACGCGCGGCCGATGAAAAAGGACGGGCGTAGCCGCCGCAAGCGCTTTGAGCTGTTGGATAAGCTGGCATTGCGTCCGCTTCCGATGGAACCGTATGAATACGCAGAGTGGGTGCCCGTGCCTACCGTGCCGAAGGATTACCACATCAGCGTGCAAGGGCATTTCTATTCCGTGCCTCATCGCCTAATTGGCCAGTCAGTCGAGGCCCGAGTGCTGCGGGACCGGGTGGAAATGTTCCATGACCAACGACTGGTGGCGTCCCATACCCGTAGCAGTGAGGTGGGGAACCACACGACCACGCCATCTCACCAGCCAGAGGCACATCGGGCCCAGGCCGAGCGAAGTCCCGAGGGTATGCGGCTATGGGCGAAGCGGGCGGGCCCCGCGGTGCTCCGGTTGGTGGTGGCCCAGCTCGACCAGGGGCAGCCCTTCCTAGGCATGCCGGCGTGCGAAGAATTGAAGGCGTTAGCGGGCAAACACGGAACCGTGGCGTTGGAGCGTGCGTGTCAAAACGCATTTGACCTGCGCACACCGACCCTGACCACGGTCAAACGGGTGTTGGCGGAGGCCGCCACCAATGCTAAAGGGCCGCCGCGCTCCCGGTTCACCGTCAGCGCGAAGCAACTGCGTGGGGGTGCCTCATGTTGA
- a CDS encoding ATP-binding protein: MLNDASAALRRIRMHAMADRLEQWLDDPSTRHGSTIACLVALAEFHEQAIAGQRASTFLRRSELAPGISVEQVWTGQARGLTKKLLADLKECEWLRRGQNVVVTGATGVGKTYLATALSRHAVVAHGARVVHHRTSELIRKCAEAERAGTWEKWLKDLKRPDLVVLENFALEPVTLDDTRRLVEWLDGRNRNGKATLVVAPTPPDEWDAYFAGDIARGQLLRRVLDGSTVIELNPVAKTRKASITM; encoded by the coding sequence ATGTTGAACGACGCCTCCGCCGCTTTGCGGCGCATCCGCATGCACGCCATGGCGGACCGATTAGAGCAATGGCTGGACGACCCGAGCACCCGGCACGGCTCCACGATTGCTTGCCTGGTGGCCTTGGCCGAATTCCACGAGCAGGCCATCGCTGGCCAGCGGGCGTCCACCTTTTTGCGCCGGTCCGAGCTAGCCCCTGGCATCAGCGTTGAGCAGGTGTGGACGGGCCAGGCGCGCGGTCTGACTAAGAAGCTCTTGGCAGACCTCAAAGAGTGCGAGTGGCTGCGCCGTGGCCAGAATGTCGTGGTCACCGGAGCGACGGGGGTGGGCAAAACCTACCTCGCCACCGCGCTGTCGCGGCATGCGGTGGTCGCTCACGGCGCGCGTGTCGTCCATCACCGCACGTCTGAGCTAATACGGAAATGTGCGGAAGCCGAGCGCGCCGGCACGTGGGAAAAGTGGCTCAAGGATTTGAAACGTCCTGACTTGGTGGTGTTGGAGAACTTCGCATTGGAGCCAGTGACCTTAGACGACACCCGGCGATTGGTAGAGTGGCTGGATGGGCGCAACCGCAACGGCAAGGCGACGCTCGTAGTTGCACCGACGCCGCCAGACGAATGGGATGCCTACTTTGCCGGCGACATTGCCAGAGGGCAGCTGCTTCGTCGCGTGTTGGACGGCAGCACAGTCATCGAGCTGAACCCGGTAGCAAAGACCCGAAAAGCGAGTATCACTATGTAA